Within Polyodon spathula isolate WHYD16114869_AA chromosome 29, ASM1765450v1, whole genome shotgun sequence, the genomic segment TCACGGGATCTGATCgccctcgtttttttttttttttttttttttaagtctctcGAAGGTGCGCGACATATTTTTTTGCGCTCACCCTCTTCCTATgaaaatttaaaaccaaaaaaaaaaaaaacatacggcgtcttttttttttcctcgtcgCTTGCCCATCTCGCCATCTAGTGGACTTGATAATAGCACAGCCCCGCACAGCAGCTGGCTGACCtaattaaacaatgttttattaatctgTCTCACAACTGCAGAGATCAAACATAACATCCCATAGTAATATGTTTCCCCCCCAATATGTTAGTAACCCTAACATGATCAATATACATACTTACTCCTGAGTTTTTAAACCTCCGCATGGGCATCATCGCGCATTGAATTCAAATTGGCGCCACCTAGGCTACTGTATCCAAACGCAGGCACGCCAATTAGAAATACGTTGGTTCAGGGTGCTGTAGTTTGAAGCATACGTTTGACAGAGCTTCTTATGGTTCGTTTACAGTGTAGCGCAGCAGGAGCACCACTGCTTAGTAGAATCAACCGTCTGCGTTCAATGCAAAACAGTTGACCGTAAGCGTTTATATAGCTAGTAACATTTCAAACCTGCGCAGCGTGTACGCAGCGCATACGTCGTGTATTTACGATTCACCcatgagtagaaaaaaaaaaaaagatagccaATATGAATGCAGttgtataaaaactaaaaacacttgGTCAAAAAGAAGTTGGCGCCTTTTGATTCTTCCCCCCCGGGCGACATTGTGGCTCAACAGACGGTATAGAGCACCCGGAGCCAAAATGGTCTACGCGGGAAACAGTTTCATTCATCCGCAGACGAAAGGGAGGCGTGGCCATGACGTCATGAAATTCATTAAATAACACCAGGGCGCGCGCGGCGGGCTCAGTTCATTTGGCGCAAAACGTGTAAGGGGTGCAGGAGCCTCTTAGTCAGTCACTTTCTCATTCGCTGCAGCAAATAACGCGATCagtagtgttgttattattttttgttaagttttaaaGTTACACTCCCCCCCCGTGCAAAGATGTTTGAGGCTCGGCTGGTGCAGGGTTCGATCTTGAAGAAGGTTCTGGAGGCGCTGAAGGACCTCATCACGGAGGCGTGCTGGGACATCAGCTCCAGCGGCATCTCTCTGCAGAGCATGGACTCGTCTCACGTCTCGCTGGTGCAGCTCACTCTCCGCAGCGACGGCTTCGACTCGTACCGCTGCGACCGGAACCTGGCCATGGGGGTCAATCTGAGCAGGTACGAGGCTGCGGGAGAAAATAATCAAAGCGGGGGGCTTGCACACGCTGCAGCACGCACACGGAGGCGGGCTGGGCGAGGGAGAGGCGGGTGTACGGGGACTGGTGGACCGGGAGGCGGAGTGCTTTTACAGCCCGAAATAGAGTATCAATCCGGGGGGGTAGGGCTGGAGCTGGGAGGGCAAGATAAGGCCGGAGttaagtctatatatatataatgcttaaTGCAGAGGGTCTAACTTGCGCAGGCATGTCTGAGCATGCAAAGCAGTAAGAATGCAGCACGGTGCTGTATCGCGGTGTGTAACACAGAGGGGCTGTAGTTGCAATAATATATCGTCTGTGCAAAGAACTCGCTTGCTGTGATTATTTTTATCTGCGTAACAAATACAGGGGGGGAGTGGGGTCCTTTCTTCAAAAGCCCAAGCCGACTGCGCCAGAAAGCCGTCTGCAATTTTAAATACGTAAGCTTTTGTAAATAATCTCCTTTCTGATATCCTTACGAATTCGCGCATTTTAAAAGCCGTTTTGCGACTTCCGCCTTGCAGTATCAATTCGTTCCTGCCACCGGCCGAACTGTAGAGGCATAAATGGGCGCCAGTCAAACCTGCTCTTCCACGTCATTTCGGCGCGAAAGTAACAAAAGGGCGCTGGTGGCGGGAAATCAAACCCTGCGCGCACTGTACTGCAACGGGCCCAGAACATGGGGGCTGATGTCAGCATGCTTTATAACGGTGAACGTGCTTTTCATTTAATGCAAAGGACCACGTACGTGCCTTTTTATTCCAAGTATACACAGGTACATTTTACACTCTGGTATTTAGTACAGAGTAATTGTGACTAATGTATCAGTAACAGTGCATtgcaatgtgaaaacaaaacagtaacccAAACCTCGTATCTCCTTGCCTCATTCTGTTCTGGTAATGTTGCAACAGCTAAGAACAGGTGGAGTGATATGACAGTGAGGCGTTTCCGCTGTAGGGCTTACTTTTTTACTCTTAttttggggaggggggtgtgtgtcAAGTATATGATCCTGAATAATTTCAATCAAACAGATTGAGTGACAGCTGCAATTAGTACAGTTTTACAGAACTCTTACTTCGCTGTCTTACTTGAACATATAAAAAAAGATCAGTGAAGTGCTGTAGAGTGTAGCACCTGTGCCATTGTCTGTGTTGACAAACTGTGTTTCAACCAGACTTGTGAAACATAAAGCCAGCACAATTCCAAAGAAATAACTGGAACTGCACACGTTAACATGTTCGGTTGCCAGCTTTTTGTTGTTCTGCTGTATTGAGCTGCAGAATTAGTCACAAGCTGGCTGAGATCTTGACTCTATCTTTTCCTCCTCCATGTGCAGCATGTCCAAGATCCTGAAGTGCGCGGGCAATGAAGACATCATCACTCTGCGCGCGGAGGACAACGCGGACACGCTGGCGCTAGTGTTCGAGACGATCAGTGAGTTCATGTGCGCGGGGGAGGGGGCGTGCACACCACTGTTCACACTACCTGTACAATGCATGACAGGAATGGAGATGTGAcacccactgcatagcagtttgatcaattcctggtttcactaggagtttaataagacacaccagagctGGCTCATGTCTAATGTGGATCAGGTTTAAAGCCATTTTCTGTGTTCCCTCTCTCAGACCAGGAGAAAGTGTCCGACTACGAGATGAAACTGATGGACCTGGATGTGGAGCAGCTCGGAATTCCAGTAAGTACCAGTTCAAACTGGACCTGGTCAGCACACCAATCACTTACCCAAATGAGTATCGGACACATACTAATCAATAATCTGCATTGAGAACACTAGTATTCGAAAGCTAACCGGTACTAATCAATAATCTGCATTGAGAACACTAGTATTCGAAAGCTAACCGGTACTAATCAATAATCTGCATTGAGAGCACTAGTGTTCAAAAGCGAAGAGCTAATcggtttattcatttattgaagCTCATAAAGACATGGCGATCACTAAATGTAGGAACGGATGCATCTCTAGTGGCAGCCAGTCCTCTGGGTGAAGGGATTGTGGATCTGTGTGGCAGGGCAGCAGAATGTCCCAGATCTTCAGGGCACAGATTCCAAACCTTCCAGAACCAAATAATTCAACATTTCTAATTAACAAAAggcttaatatttctatttcacttgGAATCTGATGAGAGGTTCGATGAGCTGTGTAAGAAACACCGAAGGGGGTTTCCAGCAACGGTTTCTGCTGCTGACATGATGATCCTGTCAGCTTCCAGAAAATCACAGCTGGAAGCAAGTCTTCAGGTCCCAACCAAGTCCCGCAGCGTGCGTTGTGTGAGTGTGGAGCCTTGCTGCGTGTTTCCTGACCCCTCCCTCTTCCCCTCCCTCCCCAGGAGCAGGAGTACAGCTGCGTGGTGAAGATGCCCTCCGGGGAGTTTGCACGGATCTGCCGAGACCTGTCCCAGATCGGGGACGCCGTCATGATCTCCTGCGCCAAGGATGGGGTCAAGTTCTCTGCCAGCGGGGAGCTGGGCACAGGCAACGTGAAGCTGTCCCAGACCAGCAATGTGGACAAAGAGGAGGAGGcggtgagtgtctgtgtgtccaTGTTcccagtgtgtgtctgtgcatgtgtgtccACACATTTTATGCTGCATATTTTCCCACCTGAAGTCGTCGGTCCGTTTGCTTAAGTTGCACTATGCTAACACACATAGATAAAAAATAGATCTAAAAATAATGTCAGATTATATGGTTAGGTCATTGAGGGACTGTGGCTTTGAGAGCTTCCCAGTGAGCGTGtcctgacacccccccccccctgcaggtGACGATCGAGATGAACGAGCCGGTCCAGCTCATCTTCGCGCTCAACTACCTGAACTTCTTCACCAAGGCCACGCCGCTGTCCAAGACTGTCATCCTGAGCATGTCTCCTGACGTACCCCTGGGTAAGACCTGCGCACAGGGCTGGGGGCAAGATTCCCCATGCAGGGCACTCTGATCCATTCCTGTGCACAGGACTCCTCGTGGAGAGCACTCTGATCCATTCTTGCGCACAGGACTCCTCGTGCAGGGCACTGTGATCCATTCCTGCGCACAGGACTCCTCGTGCAGGGCACTGTGAGCGCACAGGACTCCTCGTGCAGGGCACTGTGATCCATTCCTGCGCACAGGACTCCTCGTGCAGGGCACTGTGATCCATTCCTGCGCACAGGACTCCTAGTGCAGGGCACTGTGATCCATTCCTGCGCACAGGGCACTGTGATCCCTAGTGCAGGGCACTGATCCATTCCTGCGCACAGGACTCCTCGTGCAGGGCACTGTGATCCATTCCTGCGCACAGGACTCCTAGTGCAGGGCACTGTGATCCATTCCTGCGCACAGGACTCCTAGTGCAGGGCACTGTGATCCATTCCTGCGCACAGGACTCCTAGTGCAGGGCACTGTGATCCATTCCTGCGCACAGGACTCCTCCTGCAGGGCACTGTGATCCATTTCTGCGCACAGGACTCCTCGTGCAGGGCACTGTGATCCATTCCTGCGCACAGGGCTGAGGGCAAGATTCCCCATGCAGGGCACTCTGATCCATTCATGTGCACAGGGCTGGGGGCAAGACTTCCCGTGCAGGGCACttcaatccattcctggtttcactgagttttttaataagacacacataagcttgctaatcaagctggtagttaaacctggaattggtgaaaTTAGGACTTCTATTCACAGGAATCGCTGTctttaacaaatacatattacTAACTTGTTCTGATTTTAACTTGATCTCTCTTGTTTCGCAGTGGTGGAATACAAGATCGCAGACATGGGCCATGTGAAATACTACCTTGCCCCCAAAATTGACGAGGAGGCGTCCTAACCAAGCCCTCGCAGCAGAGGGTGCTCTGGTTACCTCTGTGTGACCCAGCAGCATTGAAAGGAGTCTCTTGTACGttcaccccaccccctcccccagtgTGTCTCAGTATTTCCTCACCCAGTATGCCTCAGTATTTCCACTGTGACAAAATTGCTCTTTTCTATTGAGTGGACATTTTGCCCAtagcagggttaaaaaaaaatctgtaggcCTTTCAGTCTGTTCCAATACTCGCTCCATCCCAGTTCTTGTGTGAAACCAGTCGCTAACCTGTCActcacagtgcaaacacagtccTGCTCTTTTTGTGAATGAACTGTTTTTAGAATCCACAGTGTTCTACACAAGTGTGCTGAAgtgtttgctgctgtttttaaaggCACTTAAACAGTAGGTCACTGATCCTGGATTCCCCTGCCTAGATTAACATTGGATAGTTCCAGattatcagggtctgtgaaaccatggGCCACTTTAACTCAAGTGATATTGCCGGGGTCCCCTGATTAGTGAAACCAGGCACTTAGGAGATCAGCTACAGCGGAGGacaatgtgtttgtgattttagAAATTGAATTTATGCAAGAAACATTTCGTGGACTGTATGCGAGCAGCTATCCATGCATTTTGCTTGTTTATCTCGATACACAATGTCTGTGCAGGATAAACAGTCATTGCACCCCTAGCTTTCCCACGGTGCAGGATCCCTGATGTTGACTCTGACAGCTGTCTGCTTTCGACAGCACTTCTGAAAATGTTTGCTATGGGTGCTTTAGTCCCAGCTTGTagataaatactatttttttttctgtaaatatgttttccAACGTCCAATTTTGTTACCCAGGATATAaatttctccttttttgtttcgtttttttaagcccaataaacatttaaataaaaaattgaatattttgcAAGTCTGAAACATTTATTCTGGTGTTGCTGGAACACTCAAATTGGAAAATCATGACTGCTCAGGTCAGTAAGACCTCcatttcattataataatttaaattttgaatTGACACAGCATTTTATCTACTGGGTTAGCTGAAGAGGGTTTTTTACCTGCATATCCACCCAAGACCACGAGGGGTCGCTAATGCACCACACTACTTGCAGAGTGCCTCACTTTTGACACATTAGGATTCTGATTAATTCATTTAGTTATCCAAAGTGTATTACaaagactagggggtgaactatgcatcacaattgCTGCTGTAGTAACTTgaaataggacctcggttttatgtctcatccaaaggatggagcacaaggaggttaagtgacttgctcagtgtcatGGGCAGGGGTTAGGGTGAGGAACAGGTCTACTCGTGGAAGGTGCTAGGTTTGGGGTCGAGTACGGGTCAGATCTGCTCACGGAAGGTGATGGAAAGGTGGGCTTGGGTCTGATTGAACCTGACACCCGGTAACAAGCCTTGTTATTGCTATCATGAGGACCGCTTGTGTGTTTCAGCATTCTACCAGCAAAAACGGTTACTACTGACACCACCAGCATCTCAAGAAAACTACACGCTGCTGTTAAAAATGCATGGAGACACTAAAATATCCTGTCAAACTGAACTACTTtcagttgtaaaaataaataaataaatcattctagTTATTCAGGTATTCGTTTTCTTTGAGAGAAACTTGATCCAGGTATGGAACATTAGTTCTCAAGCAATGCACAGCTGTGGTGAAATGTTTTCCAtaccctagaattttaggattgagacataattaagatactttatttaacattatcttatcaaagaaagtacaaaatgcagACGTCTAtcagaagccacaatagtagcgcactagtatttcatgttagatttggaaatgtcaaaaaaaaaaaaaaaattcataaagtacatggacaactacaaagcactgcaattcaatatgttaacgcaattattcagcaggtttcattggacttcatgaaacaaaattagttaattctatagggtgatgcaaaacttttggctatagctgtattcCTCTTCCGAGTCGGTATATTCATTAATTAAGGagtgtgtttcagttcagtcactAACACTGTTTAACACAGCTATCGCTACGTGCAGCAG encodes:
- the LOC121302355 gene encoding proliferating cell nuclear antigen, producing the protein MFEARLVQGSILKKVLEALKDLITEACWDISSSGISLQSMDSSHVSLVQLTLRSDGFDSYRCDRNLAMGVNLSSMSKILKCAGNEDIITLRAEDNADTLALVFETINQEKVSDYEMKLMDLDVEQLGIPEQEYSCVVKMPSGEFARICRDLSQIGDAVMISCAKDGVKFSASGELGTGNVKLSQTSNVDKEEEAVTIEMNEPVQLIFALNYLNFFTKATPLSKTVILSMSPDVPLVVEYKIADMGHVKYYLAPKIDEEAS